One window of the Triticum dicoccoides isolate Atlit2015 ecotype Zavitan chromosome 3B, WEW_v2.0, whole genome shotgun sequence genome contains the following:
- the LOC119276000 gene encoding uncharacterized protein LOC119276000 isoform X3 has product METTSSLGADERRGPGSVEVQVAAAALQRSEVFHVVKELLGFVLYMHHQIPSVLQSLETEFAGLKEEMSEMTAPLAELKPSDQRKYNTRKREVRCRVKKQEKLMKGISTVLSAFQQALDKVSTIEGVALILGGSLVRPLFVYDITVTHGRFDSGSAKGHGTTKLAQSVSRKAVRALISCGAGSLSYTGPTKLFLLVRCPCTLNLPLDFAPKREFRYSKKVPVQAHDKRLTMQGVIRRMMIRSFSLSYIMYVTTGKCCSEVNTDPDLSILQS; this is encoded by the exons ATGGAGACGACGAGTTCTTTAGGAGCCGACGAGAGACGGGGGCCAGGATCGGTGGAggtgcaggtggctgcggcggcgctTCAGCGGTCGGAGGTGTTCCACGTCGTGAAGGAACTGCTCGGCTTCGTTCTCTACATGCACCACCAGATCCCCTC GGTATTGCAGAGTCTTGAAACTGAATTTGCAGGTTTAAAGGAGGAAATG TCAGAAATGACAGCACCATTGGCAGAACTGAAACCTTCTGATCAGAGAAAGTACAACACACGAAAAAGGGAGGTTAGATGCAGAGTCAAGAAGCAGGAAAAGTTAATGAAAGGCATCTCTACCGTACTTTCTGCTTTTCAGCAAGCACTTGATAAAGTTTCTACCATTGAAGGAGTTGCCCTGATCCTGGGAGGGAGTCTTGTACGACCTTTGTTTGTCTATGACATTACAGTTACTCATGGTAGGTTTGATTCTGGAAGTGCCAAAGGGCATGGTACAACAAAGTTAGCTCAGTCTGTTTCTCGAAAG GCCGTCCGAGCTCTTATATCATGTGGTGCAGGGAGTTTATCTTACACAG GCCCTACCAAGCTGTTTCTGCTGGTTAGATGTCCCTGTACATTGAACTTACCTCTGGATTTCGCGCCAAAACGGGAATTCCGTTACAGTAAGAAG GTTCCAGTGCAAGCACACGATAAGAGGCTTACCATGCAAGGCGTCATTAGAAGGATGATGATCCGCTCATTTTCATTATCCTACATCATGTATGTTACAACTGGAAAATGCTGTAGTGAGGTGAACACCGACCCTGACCTCAGCATTCTTCAATCCTAA
- the LOC119276000 gene encoding uncharacterized protein LOC119276000 isoform X1, whose translation METTSSLGADERRGPGSVEVQVAAAALQRSEVFHVVKELLGFVLYMHHQIPSVLQSLETEFAGLKEEMSEMTAPLAELKPSDQRKYNTRKREVRCRVKKQEKLMKGISTVLSAFQQALDKVSTIEGVALILGGSLVRPLFVYDITVTHGRFDSGSAKGHGTTKLAQSVSRKAVRALISCGAGSLSYTGPTKLFLLVRCPCTLNLPLDFAPKREFRYSKKQVVPQQMSIKCNTAYYQKNNKHVASIVDPSCCTSESSPSDVIWFQCKHTIRGLPCKASLEG comes from the exons ATGGAGACGACGAGTTCTTTAGGAGCCGACGAGAGACGGGGGCCAGGATCGGTGGAggtgcaggtggctgcggcggcgctTCAGCGGTCGGAGGTGTTCCACGTCGTGAAGGAACTGCTCGGCTTCGTTCTCTACATGCACCACCAGATCCCCTC GGTATTGCAGAGTCTTGAAACTGAATTTGCAGGTTTAAAGGAGGAAATG TCAGAAATGACAGCACCATTGGCAGAACTGAAACCTTCTGATCAGAGAAAGTACAACACACGAAAAAGGGAGGTTAGATGCAGAGTCAAGAAGCAGGAAAAGTTAATGAAAGGCATCTCTACCGTACTTTCTGCTTTTCAGCAAGCACTTGATAAAGTTTCTACCATTGAAGGAGTTGCCCTGATCCTGGGAGGGAGTCTTGTACGACCTTTGTTTGTCTATGACATTACAGTTACTCATGGTAGGTTTGATTCTGGAAGTGCCAAAGGGCATGGTACAACAAAGTTAGCTCAGTCTGTTTCTCGAAAG GCCGTCCGAGCTCTTATATCATGTGGTGCAGGGAGTTTATCTTACACAG GCCCTACCAAGCTGTTTCTGCTGGTTAGATGTCCCTGTACATTGAACTTACCTCTGGATTTCGCGCCAAAACGGGAATTCCGTTACAGTAAGAAG CAGGTTGTACCCCAGCAAATGTCTATAAAATGCAATACAGCATACTACCAAAAGAATAATAAGCATGTTGCATCAATCGTGGATCCGTCATGTTGTACTTCAGAATCTTCTCCGTCAGATGTTATCTG GTTCCAGTGCAAGCACACGATAAGAGGCTTACCATGCAAGGCGTCATTAGAAGGATGA
- the LOC119276000 gene encoding uncharacterized protein LOC119276000 isoform X4: METTSSLGADERRGPGSVEVQVAAAALQRSEVFHVVKELLGFVLYMHHQIPSVLQSLETEFAGLKEEMSEMTAPLAELKPSDQRKYNTRKREVRCRVKKQEKLMKGISTVLSAFQQALDKVSTIEGVALILGGSLAVRALISCGAGSLSYTGPTKLFLLVRCPCTLNLPLDFAPKREFRYSKKQVVPQQMSIKCNTAYYQKNNKHVASIVDPSCCTSESSPSDVIWFQCKHTIRGLPCKASLEG; this comes from the exons ATGGAGACGACGAGTTCTTTAGGAGCCGACGAGAGACGGGGGCCAGGATCGGTGGAggtgcaggtggctgcggcggcgctTCAGCGGTCGGAGGTGTTCCACGTCGTGAAGGAACTGCTCGGCTTCGTTCTCTACATGCACCACCAGATCCCCTC GGTATTGCAGAGTCTTGAAACTGAATTTGCAGGTTTAAAGGAGGAAATG TCAGAAATGACAGCACCATTGGCAGAACTGAAACCTTCTGATCAGAGAAAGTACAACACACGAAAAAGGGAGGTTAGATGCAGAGTCAAGAAGCAGGAAAAGTTAATGAAAGGCATCTCTACCGTACTTTCTGCTTTTCAGCAAGCACTTGATAAAGTTTCTACCATTGAAGGAGTTGCCCTGATCCTGGGAGGGAGTCTT GCCGTCCGAGCTCTTATATCATGTGGTGCAGGGAGTTTATCTTACACAG GCCCTACCAAGCTGTTTCTGCTGGTTAGATGTCCCTGTACATTGAACTTACCTCTGGATTTCGCGCCAAAACGGGAATTCCGTTACAGTAAGAAG CAGGTTGTACCCCAGCAAATGTCTATAAAATGCAATACAGCATACTACCAAAAGAATAATAAGCATGTTGCATCAATCGTGGATCCGTCATGTTGTACTTCAGAATCTTCTCCGTCAGATGTTATCTG GTTCCAGTGCAAGCACACGATAAGAGGCTTACCATGCAAGGCGTCATTAGAAGGATGA
- the LOC119276000 gene encoding uncharacterized protein LOC119276000 isoform X2: protein METTSSLGADERRGPGSVEVQVAAAALQRSEVFHVVKELLGFVLYMHHQIPSVLQSLETEFAGLKEEMSEMTAPLAELKPSDQRKYNTRKREVRCRVKKQEKLMKGISTVLSAFQQALDKVSTIEGVALILGGSLVRPLFVYDITVTHGRFDSGSAKGHGTTKLAQSVSRKAVRALISCGAGSLSYTGPTKLFLLVRCPCTLNLPLDFAPKREFRYSKKVVPQQMSIKCNTAYYQKNNKHVASIVDPSCCTSESSPSDVIWFQCKHTIRGLPCKASLEG, encoded by the exons ATGGAGACGACGAGTTCTTTAGGAGCCGACGAGAGACGGGGGCCAGGATCGGTGGAggtgcaggtggctgcggcggcgctTCAGCGGTCGGAGGTGTTCCACGTCGTGAAGGAACTGCTCGGCTTCGTTCTCTACATGCACCACCAGATCCCCTC GGTATTGCAGAGTCTTGAAACTGAATTTGCAGGTTTAAAGGAGGAAATG TCAGAAATGACAGCACCATTGGCAGAACTGAAACCTTCTGATCAGAGAAAGTACAACACACGAAAAAGGGAGGTTAGATGCAGAGTCAAGAAGCAGGAAAAGTTAATGAAAGGCATCTCTACCGTACTTTCTGCTTTTCAGCAAGCACTTGATAAAGTTTCTACCATTGAAGGAGTTGCCCTGATCCTGGGAGGGAGTCTTGTACGACCTTTGTTTGTCTATGACATTACAGTTACTCATGGTAGGTTTGATTCTGGAAGTGCCAAAGGGCATGGTACAACAAAGTTAGCTCAGTCTGTTTCTCGAAAG GCCGTCCGAGCTCTTATATCATGTGGTGCAGGGAGTTTATCTTACACAG GCCCTACCAAGCTGTTTCTGCTGGTTAGATGTCCCTGTACATTGAACTTACCTCTGGATTTCGCGCCAAAACGGGAATTCCGTTACAGTAAGAAG GTTGTACCCCAGCAAATGTCTATAAAATGCAATACAGCATACTACCAAAAGAATAATAAGCATGTTGCATCAATCGTGGATCCGTCATGTTGTACTTCAGAATCTTCTCCGTCAGATGTTATCTG GTTCCAGTGCAAGCACACGATAAGAGGCTTACCATGCAAGGCGTCATTAGAAGGATGA